The Pseudomonas sp. IAC-BECa141 genome contains the following window.
TCGATATCACGAGACAGGGTTTGCGCAGCGCGTTCGAGCATCGGCGGCAGCGCACCGGTTTTCTCGCCGCTGGCGATCAGGTGAATCAGCACCGGCGGGAACACGTTCTCCACTTTCAGCGCTGCCGCCAGGTTGACGCCCTCGCGCACCTTGGCGGTGGCCTCATTCACGCTCAAGCTCAGACGATCATTCGACAAGGTCTGCCGCGCCGCCTCCAGCGCTCGCAACAACGGCACCCCGGCGCCACCGAGAATCGCCAGCGTCGAGGCGAACCGCGCCGTGTTCAGCCCCAACACAAACCGCCCGATCAGCGGCAACTTCAGCACCCGATGATGCCAACTCAAGCGCGCCGCCGGATTACGCAGGTACAGGCGCCAACTCCAGAACGCACCGGCCATGACGCCGGCACAGAACCAGCCCCACGCACGGATGAAATCACTGGCATTGAGCATCGCCAGCGTCAGCCCCGGCAGATCCTGCCGCGCCTGGGAAAACGCGCTGACCACCTGCGGCACCACGTAACTCAGCAGGAAAATCACGATGCCGATCGACACCAGCCCGACTACACCGGGATAGATGAACGCGGTGAGAATCTTGCCGCGCAGGTTGTTACGTTCCTCGATGTAATCCGCCAGCCGCTCCATCACCTGCGCCAGATCGCCGGACTCCTCGCCCGCCGCGATCAACGCCCGGTAAATCTCCGGAAAATCCCGTGGCCGTGCCGTCAACGCTTCGGCCAGTCGCATGCCGCTGCGCACATCGGCGCGTACCGCGCTGAGGGTGTGGGCGATATGTTTTTTCTCGGCCTGTTCGACCGTGGCACTCAGCGCCGCTTCCAGCGGCAGACTGGCGCCCAGCAGACTCGCCAGTTGCCGAGTGGCCCACGCCAGATCGTTGTCCGAGAGCTTGGCGCTGAACAACCCACCGCCGCCGTGCTGGGAGACGTTGCTTTCCTTCTCCACCGACAACGCCGTCAAGCCACGACCGCGCAGCACGCCAAACGCCGCGCCCTGACTGTCCGCTTCCAGATGCCCGGACTCGATCTTGCCGCTGGCATCGGCGGCTTCAAAACGATAGCGATTCATCAGGCGTCCCGTGTCACGCGAAGGATTTCTTCCGGCGCCGTGGCACCGCAGCGAATCCAGCGCTCGCCGTCTTCACGCAGGCTGAACATTCCGGCCTTGCTCGCCGCCGCACGCAACGCCTGCTCC
Protein-coding sequences here:
- the gspF gene encoding type II secretion system inner membrane protein GspF, which produces MNRYRFEAADASGKIESGHLEADSQGAAFGVLRGRGLTALSVEKESNVSQHGGGGLFSAKLSDNDLAWATRQLASLLGASLPLEAALSATVEQAEKKHIAHTLSAVRADVRSGMRLAEALTARPRDFPEIYRALIAAGEESGDLAQVMERLADYIEERNNLRGKILTAFIYPGVVGLVSIGIVIFLLSYVVPQVVSAFSQARQDLPGLTLAMLNASDFIRAWGWFCAGVMAGAFWSWRLYLRNPAARLSWHHRVLKLPLIGRFVLGLNTARFASTLAILGGAGVPLLRALEAARQTLSNDRLSLSVNEATAKVREGVNLAAALKVENVFPPVLIHLIASGEKTGALPPMLERAAQTLSRDIERRAMGMTALLEPLMIVVMGGVVLVIVMAVLLPIIEINQLVQ